Proteins encoded in a region of the Bactrocera tryoni isolate S06 chromosome 4, CSIRO_BtryS06_freeze2, whole genome shotgun sequence genome:
- the LOC120775729 gene encoding uncharacterized protein LOC120775729, producing MSHNERKAHLSAIKFMELGFSAACLALHFYSFDDRDILTSFVATGTFSGYIIVVVGIFAGVLMRAPIHRRIDIFYSVLGCGLFIASGVFIIEAWEFSFRTRTRDLALIKASLAIVNGVLFGFDAIFTFRDK from the exons ATGTCACACAATGAACGGAAAGCTCATTTGAGTGCGATTAAATTTATGGAATTG GGATTTTCCGCCGCCTGCCTGGCATTGCATTTCTACAGTTTCGACGACCGCGACATACTGACCTCATTCGTAGCGACGGGCACCTTTTCCGGCTATATAATCGTGGTTGTGGGTATTTTCGCAG GTGTCCTAATGCGTGCGCCCATTCACAGACGCATCGACATATTCTACAGCGTGCTCGGCTGTGGGCTGTTCATCGCCTCGGGTGTGTTCATAATCGAGGCATGGGAATTTTCATTTCGCACACGTACACGCGATTTGGCGCTCATTAAGGCATCGCTGGCCATTGTGAATGGGGTGTTGTTTGGTTTCGATGCGATTTTTACCTTTCGTGACAAATGA
- the LOC120775727 gene encoding microsomal glutathione S-transferase 1 — MAAKDLISFDNEVFSAYVFWSAVLVLKLLFMSLLTAIQRFRTKTFANPEDLMDKRLKVKFDNPDVERVRRAHRNDLENILPFFVIGFLYVLIDPTPGLAINLFRAVGIARIVHTIVYAVVVVPQPSRALAFFVALGATVYMGFQVVIAAL; from the exons ATGGCGGCAAAAGATTTGATATCGTTTGATAATGAAGTATTCAGTGCTTATGTCTTCTGGTCGGCAGTTTTGGTTCTGAAACTTTTGTTCATGTCATTGCTGACGGCAATTCAACGCTTCCGGACAAAG ACCTTCGCCAACCCCGAGGATTTGATGGACAAACGTCTTAAAGTGAAATTCGATAATCCCGATGTTGAACGCGTGCGCag AGCTCATCGTAATGATCTGGAAAACATTTTGCCATTCTTCGTGATTGGTTTCCTCTACGTGCTGATCGATCCAACCCCTGGTCTGGCCATCAATCTCTTCCGCGCTGTGGGTATTGCGCGCATTGTGCACACAATTGTctacgctgttgttgttgtaccacAACCAAGTCGCGCATTGGCATTCTTCGTTGCTTTGGGTGCAACAGTCTACATGGGCTTCCAGGTAGTGATTGCCGCCTTGTAA
- the LOC120775725 gene encoding microsomal glutathione S-transferase 1-like produces MAKLALELLTLENNVFKAYLFWSAILVLKMLFMSLLTGFMRFRTMTFINEEDILNKRLKVKYNDPDVERARRAHRNDLENIMPFFTIGFLYVLLDPSATLAINLFRAVGISRILHTCVYAIVPAPQPSRLLAFLVTVFVTIYMACEVARAVY; encoded by the exons ATGGCTAAACTAGCACTCGAGCTTCTCACACTGGAAAACAATGTTTTCAAAGCGTATCTCTTCTGGTCCGCAATTTTAGTGTTGAAAATGTTATTCATGTCGCTGTTGACGGGATTTATGCGTTTCAGGACAATG ACCTTTATCAACGAAGAGGATATACTCAACAAACGTCTCAAGGTGAAGTATAACGATCCAGATGTGGAGCGAGCACGCCG AGCACACCGCAAcgatttggaaaatattatgcCCTTTTTCACCATTGGTTTCTTGTATGTGCTGTTAGATCCCAGTGCTACTTTGGCCATCAATTTGTTCCGAGCCGTGGGCATCTCACGCATTTTACACACCTGTGTTTACGCCATTGTTCCAGCGCCACAACCGAGTCGACTCTTAGCTTTTCTTGTCACCGTCTTCGTCACCATCTACATGGCTTGTGAAGTAGCTCGAGCCGTGTATTAG